The nucleotide sequence AGGCGATGGGTAGTAAGAGTAGGTAGAGGTGCTACATGGGTAGTTCtaccaattttacactttttgtgtCCGTGTAAAATATCACTTACAGTATGCACATGAAAAGTAATGGTGAATGGTTTTGTCAATAAAAGTTGTCCCCATCTAACATTTTCAGGCACTACAATgaatttaaccccctccccccgggcCACAGACCCCCTTATATGATCAAAAGTTCCATCGTCATGGCTGTCTTACATTTCGTTTTTAAATAGTTACATCGCTGGTTAGCAAAGAGTCGTgatgttctgcaattttgacattcgtttttttattcctgaaaactacACAAAAATTACAGTATGAACACAATTCACTTCAGTGACACCTATATGCTGTGGAGTGACCTCACACCTCTGTCTTCGAGTTTTTGTTCCCTCGGCGTGGTTAATTTTCAATGCATTCCCAACGGCtcactatttacaaattttggtgtttgaaaatggcaaaactgTTTAAGCAGTTAACCAAATCTTGTCCCCTGATAAAATACTGAATCCGAACACTGCTATCCAATATAAAAACGTGATTCCATGAAAATATGGTTATTTATCTTTTGCCGATTCTTTCGTCATGGTTTCTCAGCTTCGCCATACACAAacagagaaaaactgagaaatgttgaaaaattattatgtggtGAGTACTGATACTACTTACactaaaaaacacgaaatttaaacaattttacatttatattaTCCCTACTTAATGAAGTTTTATCCACCGTCATggggaatgatgttttttccttcgtcatggaatttatacttttttgaccaagccggagaaattttcacctagaaatccttaaaattcgtggtatattctcaatttaaaaattatttgaattactgaaacacatttcttaattttgtaggtgatcagttctctcaaaaaagaccagttttgattcgaaatttgcagaaaagacccacattttcaaatggctctcccccctcccctgagAGATATGAATTGGGCACAACACTATTAATGAAGCCTCAAGTGTATATATTAAccattccaaccaaaaaaaaattctcaaaaaatttttttttggcgaggaaACATACTTactgcaaaattgtgtaaaattgatagaactaCCCACATATGAAAATTAGTACCAGGTAATTTGTGTAGTAAGTTCACAAAAATGGTCATTCACAATTGCGTACAAGTAGACAAACAAAATACAGTCACGAAACGATCAAGGCAATgatggtgaaatgaaaaaatgaacaataaaaaaaagatgGTTTGTGTAATATGAGTGGCGTGATTAGGTAAAGGGGAAAATGACACACATTGCAACGCTACTGTAGGCTacattcaaaatacatacactTCTATGTAAAGGTGAAAAGTAAACTAGCATCTAGAAATGAGTCTTGGAGTCTGTCGAGCTTTGGTTGTGAATTGTAGCTTGTATCACAAATTTTTGTATCTGACGGTGGTGAATGACTGCGTTGACACCGCACCGCCCCGCCGCCGAAGAAATTCCGCAATTTACTGCATGgtaacaagtaggtaggtaactatgaTACCCCTTAGCTGGGTAGGTTTTGGTCGCAGTCACAGTAGCGTGTCACGTAATGCGTCACATTCATTCTTATTCAATTGTAGAAGtatattttgtaggtaggtatcacaGAATCACAGCCAATTCATCACAGGTAGGTAATGGTTAATTTGCAATTGCAATTATGATGATAAATTTAAGAGCAGCGACAAATATCGAATCGAGTCGAGTGTCCAGTTTAGGGTGgttaggtagataggtaggtaggtacaggtgcGAACTAAAATACTGTATGCTAAGGCGAAGTGCGCTGCATAGATCCGATACATATACAGGGTgtgcaaaaatatcgagtaccctaaaaaaaatttctgctaaaTCTTAAGGTAGGTCACAGCAAATGATAATAATTATAGCACATGAGGGGATaatattccaccaatcatatgtatctatttcacattgccaacctataGGTATTTTGATAAAGAACATTCTTCAACGTACTCGATATTTTAGCGCACCCTGTAAGTACGtattaggtagataggtatgtactcgACCTAGTGATTGGCGATTCTGCCACTAGCCTCTTCGAAAAGTATCTCGAAAGCTTCGTCCACGTGTTTAAAATCTTCATTCAGCTTGTCAACTTTGACCTGAGAAGTTCCAGAATGCGTGGATATGCCAGAAGCGCTACCTGTCGCCGTATACATCATCGTCTGCTTCTGCGTTTGCGACCTCGATCGCTTATCTTTATTCAAAAACTGCTCGACAGTCTGCTGTTTAACAGAGATATCTTGGGCACTGAAGGCTGGTTCATATTGCTTGGGCATGCAGCTCAAATTATGTGTAGATTTGGCTCTCGGTATATTTTGCCGAATCGGAGACGGCGGCTTggcttgtttcattttttccataatcATCTGATGCCAAGACTCAGATTTCTGCAGCACCGACGGCATAATCACAGGAGATTGAGGCGGAGATCTGCTCTGCTGCACGACAATGGTCGGTGAAACTTTGGTATGTGCTGCAGCCACCGTCAGCGGTTTAAAGTAAGCTTTTTCGTTGACTTGCGACCACGAAGTTGATGCCGGCGCTCGCAAGTTGCCGTCAGCTGCTCGGCTCATGCTTTCGAATTTATTCTTTTGATTTTGGACGAAAAATTGCTCTGGTAAATTCTCTTCGCTTTCGTTTAACGTTACGATTCTGATTTGTTTTTTGGATGGTTGCGGAGACTCATTTGGCAACGATGGCGAAGAAGATGATTTTTGGGATGACCACGTTTTTGGCTgggtttttgtgaaattctgcAAACTGGGCGATTTTTCCGCTaatttttgatatgtatttAGTATGGAGGACTGGTGAtgttgctgctgttgttgttggcGTTGCTGCTGATGCTGATTTTGTTGCTGTTGATGCTGCTGATGCTGTTGGTGCTGcagttgctgttgttgttggtgctgctgatgctgatgcttttgatgctgctgctgctgctgataCTTTTGTTGGTGCTGCTGTTGGTGCTGcagttgctgttgttgttggtgCTGCAGTTGCTGTTGTCGTTGGTGCTGCTGATGCTGATGCttttgttgctgctgctgctgataCTTTTGTTGGTGTTGGTGTTGCTGCTGTTGGTGATGcagttgctgttgttgttggtgCTGCTGATGCTGATGCTTTTGTTGCTGGTGCTGCTGTTGGTGCTGCAGTGGCTGTTGTTGTTGGTGCTGCTGATGCTTTTGTTGTTGGTGCTGCTGTGGCTGCTGCTGCTGATGGTAAGTTGTTTTACTGTTGACTACGGTCGCTACAGACTGCTGAGGTTTTCCCATGATTTTGGCAACAGGTGCGCATTCTTCCGAATAATTATCTGTTTGTCGGAATTTATTCCACTGCTGCTGTAGCGGCAGCGTTTGCGTTTGCATTTCCATTGATGCATGAATATCGCGATTCTGACTTTGACTCTGATTCTGATGCAAACGCTGCATTTCTGCTGTTGTGGATGGGTGAGTTTGAACGACCATGTCGTTATTTGGTGACGTTGGTAAAGACCTGTAAACGGCGTTGGGGTCACCATATGCCGAAGGAATGGAAGTGCAGACATTGAAGGAATCAATGGGTGGTGAAGTTACAAAAAATGCGGGACGAGGCGAGCATGGTTGACTGGAGCTGCCGCTGCAGTTGCTTTGTGAAATGTAAGAACTAGGCTCGTTCAAGAAGTAATCGGGTTTCGGGTAATACATGCTGGGTGTCAGCGGTTTTTTGCGCGAATTGTCATTGCTGTGGGGATCTCCAAATGGAAGTCGGTGCTGGTGTTGTTGGTGTGGTTGCTGCTGTTGCTGATGATGAGGATGAGGATAGTGAAGATGTTGAGGATGAGGATAATGAGGCTGATGGGGATGATGATGCTGTCGGTCGGCCGGATACCGTTGAGAGTGGCTGATTTTGCCATCAGAGGCTGTCGCTGGTGGGTAGTATGTCTTAGGAGCATGAACTGGTTGGTCAGCACTTGGGGCAGTCGTTGATCCCATTTTAAAGGCCGACGATTTCGGCTTGCTGGGGGCAACAGCCGAGTCCACTACGATGGGTGACGATGGGGCATGCATATGAAATGGGGCCACCTTCGTGACTGGTTTGAAGGGTGACTTTTGAGCATGAGTAAAGCTGTGACGTGGTAACGTGGCAGATGTTGGTCGATGTATGGGTTCGAAAAAAGACGCACTCGGTTTGGCCACTGTAGACGCTGCCGCTGCCGCTGACGCTGGTGTCGGAGTCGGCGTAGGCGTTGTAGGCGAATCGGTGCTTTCAAAAGCAGTCTTAATGTTGGAAAAACGAGCGCTCCACTGGAGTCCACCTGCTGCGGATGGATTGTACGCCACCGTTTTGGAATGAGACTGCGACTCCTCTTGTTTGGTTTGCTGTAGAAATGCGGcgaattttttatcgttttcgGTTTTCAATTGCAGCGTAGGTGGTACAGGTTGGCAGCCACCGACGGCTGCCACCACCGGTGCCACTGTGGTTACCTTGATAGCTGCGTCGTTGTGATAACGTTTTTGATGATCGTCGCCCCAAGCCCAAGAATCACTCGGATTCGGCACATCGATGGTATTGGCCCGTTTCATACGAGTGCTTTTGCTGTTCTTACGCTGAAAACGAGACGGCGTCATTTTCTTGAACGACGACAAAGGCTCATTGGCCGATTGGCATAACCAAGGTGGTGCATTCGTAGCTGCCGGAGTGGTTACGTTTGTTTCCTCTCCTGCGCTGGAGACGTCGCCTTCGTCGCTGGTGCAATACAAAGGAGCTGACGAAGGCTGCGGCTGcgttttcgatttcgatttagTCAACGTTTCGTTGACCTGGTGCGCATCAGATGCAGGCGATTGCATTGTTATCGGCGTAAATTTCACCGGTTTATACCCCTTACTGGTGCTATTCGGCGAATCGAATTTCATAGGCTTGGACGCCGGTGCTGGTGACGGCGTCGGTGTGCAACTTGACGTAGCTGTGGCGGCAGCGTCTTCATCGTTATCGTTATCCAATTGATTTGTAACGTTTTGAGCGACTGCTAGCCATTTACGAGCGTCGTCCAGTTCTTCTCGACTGACTCCGATGGTGTGTCTGGCTTTACGATTTCGCCCCGAAACGGTTCCGGCGTTGGTGGCTGGTTTAGGGGACAGCAACTGTTGCGGAACAGGGCTGGTGCCGGCGCTAGCGCTGCTCGTTTCGCCTCCACCGGCGCCACCTGATACTTTCAAACAAGACTGCAGTTTATTAACCAGTGGAATTATAGATGTACGTCGGGCCGCATCCAGCGCCGGTAATGCGTTTTCTAATTTGTTCAAAGCTCCCCGCACCTCGTCCAGAAGCTGCGGATTCAGCAGCCGTAAGTCTTCTCCGGATTCGGTTCCCGAGTCTTCGATGGCGGTGGTCACATTTTCGCCGCATCGTACGCTTTGTGACTGCGGCTGCGACTGCGATTGCAGCTGCGGTAATATCGTAGCGAGTGGCACGCCGCTGTGATCGCCGTGATTTCGCGTATACGAATGCGGATCGGTGGTGGCGGCGACGGCGGCTGAAACAGTGGGCGCTTGCATCGGTTCTGAACACCCTGCAAACAGCACGAGTTTCACACAATTGTATGATtgtatcagaaaaaaatcatctctatTTTCACCCTAAAAAGCGTTTTTTGCCCCCCTGGCCGTGGTGGGGTAAGGCGGGGGAGGGCATTCCGCCATTTCGCCTATTTTAATGGGGTGGGGAGCATTTTTAAGAAATCTGGTTCAAATTGCTCTTTATATTCTGTATCTGTATGTTTCCAGTGATTAAAAGTGATGGTCGGAGGGGGGGCGCATatggatcacttgcacccccttcCGATCCTCCGGAactacttttttcttaaagggggagtcctaaggaacatttctagcccttgtcctaaaaaaaagtggccctacatacaaaatggcggccattttgattgacaggtcagcctaaacagcagattttgcgttccaacataggactagcaaaaaattttttaaaccgtacaaaggtagatcggaagatcaggcaaaaattcatcacctgttaaaatttcaagtgcttaagtgccttttcgatatttgttgaattttcaaaaatcaaattttggccaaaatgtgagaaaaaaatcaaaattttaccaaattgaccatgaaacctttcaaaaagtcattggaggctacaaaattacttgaacccaccagaagtcgtcttcagagggtgttaaaattggagtgcatagttaatttcagctttccatttccattttgacgaaattctagggaaatttctagtttcaaaaatttactggaggctccaaaacgacttgaaatttacctgcagtcaacttcacagtgtattgaaattatttttcagaattaattttggcttccaactccgtttgatgaaattttgtgagaatttcgagtttcaaaaatctgctggaggctccagaactgctcaaaacggtttgaaacagtttccaatcgatttggcaagtcgaaaatagagtatatcccaaatttcagcgtactaggtcaatttggtataattttgatcggcggggggggggggtgcaagtgatcgttatgcgggcccccgactataaaagtaaattgaataacatttttccaatatacaaaaatttatgataaaatttttctaatatacaaaaatttatgGTGTCCAgatgaaacttcaattttcattaaatgtGCCATCAGACTGATTTATTCATCGTTTACAAGTTCAAATTTACCTAACCATTCGCGTTTACAATTACAGAATGTTACTGTTTTATTTTAACAGGAGAGGAGTTCACTTACTTTGAGTGGCGGAATCAGGATCGGTGGTTGCCATAGCGTTACGTGACGGTCTTACGGATGATGTCCCTGCGAAGCTCTCGTGAACGTTGATTCGCGTAATCGATGTTGGATTTCAGCTGTAACAAAATGTCAATCTTTGATTATATCTATCTAACCAAAGATCGGAGTACCTCATTGATGACGCCATAGCACTACATATTTCtcgctttttttcagaaaagttattattttcaagtttttggttacctacaatctacatactcgtatattggaaaaattatattttttcactttttttttttagtagaaataggtagataagtgatttacataaattttgatgaggaCTTTTCTAAACTAAAATCTTATTTTCGAACCCCGAACcaattgaaaacggtttcaaagcATTTCCAGCTGTTCTGGAGACTCTTGCAGATTTTAGGGGAGTTGcgatttatgccaaaaatgaagtgtagtagaattattcaaaagtaccCTTGCAAcccatcaaaattatcaattgtgcgagaaattgaatattttgacagaaatgCTTTTTgagcatgtttcaaaaaatccgaGTCAAAAATTTGGTCCtgatattggaattttttaacaaGCACAATCTATCAAAATAggctaaaattttgcgagaaatcaAAATACTTTGACAAAATCTCTCTTTGagcaatgttgaaaaaatccaagcTTGAAAGCTTGAAATTGGGTAACGatgtttggaatttgaaaaaaaaaattgtcaaacagccTTTCAAAATTAGCTAAAGTTGATTCACGGTCATTTTCCCGAATTCGCCAATTTCCGAACGGACATTTCCCGAATGCCAGAATCCTTAATTCTTTGTTtcccgaaatttcaaaaaattttctttcaaagaattaaatttttcatccaaaaatttgaacaaatgagcacatattgaaatttcgagaaatcAGACAAACTTAATCAAGGAAAATAATAGACGTCGTGAATGAatgaaacaaatcaaaaaagatgaaatttaaaatttaaaaaggctTTGAAAAAATCGGATCTTCAATAAAAAGATTGAAACAAATGAGCAGGAATGCAAAgtgtaattttgtaaattaaaatggtccagaaaacaataataaaatttggcaagtgaattgaaaaaatttgagttagTTGATCTGAAGTGGAAAAATCAATCTAATGTGTGGAAAATGTCAACACCAATCAATAAAATGACTAAACAAATGATAATGCAatttaaaaagtcgaaatttcaaatgcaatagatctaaaaaaacaaagaaaaatttaaatgtttaaaaatcacttgaaatgacatgttttgaaaaaaaccgcaaaattattaaaaaattataagtgctgaaatttaaaattcgaagtagtcttgaaaaaatcggatctgccataaaaaaatgaaaatttggaaaatcaataATTCAGGATTTTTAAATTCGGAATGAAAATATTCGGGAATGTGGTGATTCGGGATTTTGGGTTTTGTGAAAAATCCAAATACTGatgcaatattttttagaacgatttcgaagaatttttagcccaaaatttattcatgatttttgtttttaatgctGTGacgaaatgggttaaaatttttcaagaaattcaaatgggtcattccacttTAATTCAGCcgacgtttttgagtcatgtccttccatttcgctcaattttttttcagtgtctaCTCACCCAATAAGTAAAAAACCCACAATCACTAATCAGTTCGGTCCCAGCCCCCTTAGGGGGCTGATGGGGAGGGTCAATTATTTCCagattgtctcgaggtactcaacttcagcagcgcatgcctccaaagctatgatgctttgatcaaaactgatttcccagttcgaaagggcaatacattttaaactttcaaagtattttgaaattttcaaaaaatgtaagttcaaatttcaaaatggcgcttaAGTagaagctaccatttaaaattctgaaaaactgtCTACACATGTAAGTTCCTTTAGCTGCTTTTtcgaaacattcaatttttgagatgggaCTTTTTAATGGACGGAGAGCACCCTCTCCCCCAAattggggcaaaactttcaaaaaaacagatctggggcatgtgatatatcgagttgtatgtttttggcgacgctgaacacgaatatgccgtcagatttttgattgaacctcATCCACGGCCTTGCACCTCCCTAAATGGGattaaagttccaaaaagtattttgttcgtgcgacacatggaacagtatgtttttggtgacgctgaacacgacgtcaaatttttgattgaacctcATAATATGGAAATCATTACCTACTTGTTGGACTaataccccctttgaggagatgctgagggccgtggatgaggtccaaccaaaaatctgacgtcgtattcgtgttcagcgtcaccaaaaacatacaatttgatatatcacatgccccagattttttttttgaaagttttgccccaatttgggggagggggtgcttccTCTCTATTGAAAGATCctacctcaaaaattgaatatttcaaaaaagcatctaAAGGAACTTACACGcatgggaattttttcagaattttaaatggtacctcccacttacagcaccatttttaaatttgaactttcaacttttgaaaatttcaaaataccatgaaagttcaaaatgcaatgcttttttgaactgtgaaatcagttttgattaaggtatatcatagctttggaggcatgcgctgctgaagttgagtataCCTTGAGCCAATGTagaaataattgaagccccccatccgccccctgaggggacTGGGACCAAACTTGATTgtgggtttcttacttattggggagggggggtaggtatggtaaaaaaattcgagcgaaatcgaaagacatgactttcaaactcgaattttttttgtcgagttgacatggaatgactcaAATATTTTGGCGgatttcaagtccaaaattgggtGATAATTTTCACAAGTTTTAAAAGTGTCGCACGACCTCCCAAACTAGATTAAAATTCGGCGAGTGattcaaatattccaaagaaATCATTTTAgcgattttgaagaattttgagcataaataatgaagttgaattagaatgaaaatcgaaaatgtatGTCTGAACTTTTTTGACCTCTTTTTATCGAGTCCTCAATTGAGTCGATTTTCCGGAATACGACGTATAATAATTTCTGAAAAccaatcaaatttcaagttggcaatttttcaaaaatgctcaaaaagtatCGATACAAATTCCCGATTTTCTAACGAAAGGTTTGCCCATATTATTGCAAAAAGGCAGAAAGAGCAGTCAGAATCAGAGCCATCAATCCATTATCATATGATGTATGAAGACTCAAAATAAGAATCAGACACTTTTGTACCATTTAAATGCAGATACATACAGATATCGTAGAAGAGTCAGATAACGTCATCGATGAActgaataatgatgaaaaacaaataaaacaatgaacgaaccaaaaattaaagtttAGATTGATACTTGGACTTGAATTTATTATTGTACCCATGCAATATTGTGATTTCGATTTCTTAAAAAGAATTTTCGTTCGttcaaatgtaggtacataagtacctactcagGTATAGGTAAACCTAAGATTGAactgtaggtacataatttcgTTGAATAGATGATACATTTTTTCCGATCCGTTCTATTGATAAAACGAGTTGAGCGTAATGTAGGAAggagaagagggggggggggtatttcgTGATATTTACTGCTTCTGTTACCAGGAATAAGAATATGTGGGAATCTGCGAGAATATTCTGAGCATATTCGGGAATATTATTATCATCAGAGATTATTCGCGTAGTTCGGAGATGATTGGGTGCTTTTGACATTTACAAGAGTAAATAGGTCTAATCATCCTACTAACGTAAGCTATGTTCCGAATTCCGATATTAAAGATACTGGCACTAGCGACAGTCCACTTGACTTCTTACCTGCTGCTGCTACGACCAAGAACCAGCACTTTTCCTTTACTTCTACCGATTCGATCGCGTTATTTGACGGTTTTTGCTGCGTTGTAGGCGACGACGGTAATGGAAATCACTTGTCACcagtttgtaaaaaaacaaagcaCCGCAAGCTGTAAGATATGGCTGGAAGTATTACCGATTTCATGAGCGATTATGTTCCTAGGTATAGGTGCGAAGACGCAGAAGCATAACTGTGCTTGAGTGTGATCTGATCGTTTGTTATTGCGATTGCTATTACGATAGATACATCGATTCGCGACAGTCCGAGGTCCAAACCAAACCAAATCAGAAggtaaaatcgaaaataaatcacAATTTGAAACTTCGCAAATTAACGATAGCTTAAAATACAACTATTTCAACTGCAGCGGCGATGACGGCGATCAAACACAACGCATATAAAGGAGTCGAAGAAGACGAAGCGACATTTGTGGTGGAGGGTGCGACATGCGAATATGTACAGTACACTGACCGACAAAAGCGAGAAGAACGCGACCACGGCGACGAATCAATTCGGCGATTCGGATACCTATTATCACTACCTACTTACTACAATTAATATGCGAATAAACGACGATTGTCGAATTCTGCGACGTAAAGTACTCGTCGCAGTCGCAGAGTCCTGGTCGTAGGTACGTAATCGTAAATAAACGTTGTCGCTGCTGTGTGTCGCGACGTTgacgtcgtagtcgtcgtagtAGTCGTCGACGTTTCTTATAATACAGATTGATGAAACTAAACGAATGTCGAGTACGGTTCGTACCAAAATAGGTATGATTGTGCTTTAGCAGCCAACGTTGAAGCATTGCGATCTATTTTTATGTACGACTTGAACTACTGCGAGTATTTGCCGGCGCCGCGCCACTGCTGCTAATCACGATGAAGACGATCGCGGTGATGAAGGTGGAATGGTAAATGTAGCGCGGCGCTGGGCGCTGACGTCCAATTTCTTTCCCTTTCTCTTTCTCCGGTCGCCTATTTTc is from Planococcus citri chromosome 1, ihPlaCitr1.1, whole genome shotgun sequence and encodes:
- the LOC135849792 gene encoding mucin-2-like, with amino-acid sequence MATTDPDSATQRCSEPMQAPTVSAAVAATTDPHSYTRNHGDHSGVPLATILPQLQSQSQPQSQSVRCGENVTTAIEDSGTESGEDLRLLNPQLLDEVRGALNKLENALPALDAARRTSIIPLVNKLQSCLKVSGGAGGGETSSASAGTSPVPQQLLSPKPATNAGTVSGRNRKARHTIGVSREELDDARKWLAVAQNVTNQLDNDNDEDAAATATSSCTPTPSPAPASKPMKFDSPNSTSKGYKPVKFTPITMQSPASDAHQVNETLTKSKSKTQPQPSSAPLYCTSDEGDVSSAGEETNVTTPAATNAPPWLCQSANEPLSSFKKMTPSRFQRKNSKSTRMKRANTIDVPNPSDSWAWGDDHQKRYHNDAAIKVTTVAPVVAAVGGCQPVPPTLQLKTENDKKFAAFLQQTKQEESQSHSKTVAYNPSAAGGLQWSARFSNIKTAFESTDSPTTPTPTPTPASAAAAASTVAKPSASFFEPIHRPTSATLPRHSFTHAQKSPFKPVTKVAPFHMHAPSSPIVVDSAVAPSKPKSSAFKMGSTTAPSADQPVHAPKTYYPPATASDGKISHSQRYPADRQHHHPHQPHYPHPQHLHYPHPHHQQQQQPHQQHQHRLPFGDPHSNDNSRKKPLTPSMYYPKPDYFLNEPSSYISQSNCSGSSSQPCSPRPAFFVTSPPIDSFNVCTSIPSAYGDPNAVYRSLPTSPNNDMVVQTHPSTTAEMQRLHQNQSQSQNRDIHASMEMQTQTLPLQQQWNKFRQTDNYSEECAPVAKIMGKPQQSVATVVNSKTTYHQQQQPQQHQQQKHQQHQQQQPLQHQQQHQQQKHQHQQHQQQQQLHHQQQQHQHQQKYQQQQQQKHQHQQHQRQQQLQHQQQQQLQHQQQHQQKYQQQQQHQKHQHQQHQQQQQLQHQQHQQHQQQQNQHQQQRQQQQQQHHQSSILNTYQKLAEKSPSLQNFTKTQPKTWSSQKSSSSPSLPNESPQPSKKQIRIVTLNESEENLPEQFFVQNQKNKFESMSRAADGNLRAPASTSWSQVNEKAYFKPLTVAAAHTKVSPTIVVQQSRSPPQSPVIMPSVLQKSESWHQMIMEKMKQAKPPSPIRQNIPRAKSTHNLSCMPKQYEPAFSAQDISVKQQTVEQFLNKDKRSRSQTQKQTMMYTATGSASGISTHSGTSQVKVDKLNEDFKHVDEAFEILFEEASGRIANH